The DNA segment GCCGCCGGTATTGACCTTTCCGGGCCATCCCGCAAGGTCGCGCCCCGAATGAATCCGCATCCCGTCCTGGAAAACCGGTACACCCGCCCTGAGGAACGCCCGGTCTATGTGAAGCAGCTTTTCGACGAGGGCGCGCAACACTACGACGCCATCTGTGAGTGGGGATTCTTCGGAACCGGCAACCTCTACCGCAAGGACGCCCAGCGCCGCCATGGCCTGCGCCCCGGCATGAAGCTGCTGGACGTGGCCTCCGGCACCGGCCTGATGGCGGTCGCCGCCGCCGAGCTGATGGGCTACGAAAAGGACATCACTTGCGTGGAGCCAAGCGACGGCATGATCCGCGAGGCGAAGGCCAAGCTGCACGCCACCTTCGTCCAGAGCGGCGGCGAGGACATGCCGCTGCCGGACGACCAGTTCGATTTCCTGACCGTGGGCTACGCTATGCGCCACTTCGCCGACCTGAAGAAGACCTTCACCGAGTTCAACCGCGTGCTGAAGCCGGGCGGCAAGGTGCTGATCCTGGAAGCGACGCGGCCTGAGGGGAAATTCGGCTCCTTCCTGTTCCGCCTCTACTTCGGAAAGATCTATCCGGGGTTCTCCCGCCTGCTCACCCGCAGCAAGAAAGCGGAGGAGATGATGGTCTATTTCTGGGAGACCATGGATACCTGCGTGCGCCCGAAAGACATCATGCAGGCGTTCGAGGCCGCCGGCTTCGTGGAAGTGAAACGCCGCGCCATTTTCAACGTCTTCAGCGAATACACCGCGGTGAAGGCCGGGGAGCGTCTTTGAATCGACCCGGGGCGGTGCCGGGTCTATGGTGCGACGTATGCCCGCCCGGGATTTCATCATCGGCTTCGACGCGGACGACACGCTGTGGCACAACCAGCCGATCTTCGAGCGCGCCTACGACCGCTTCCGCGAGCTGCTGGCCCGCTACCATGACCCGCTCCCGGCGGGTGAGGTGCTGGTCGCCACTGAGATGCGGAACATCCCCCTCTACGGCTACGGCGTCAAAGGCTTCACCCTGTCCGCCATCGAGACCGCCATCACCCTGTCCAACGGGGCCATCAGCTCCAGCGAGCTGCGCCAGCTCCTGGACGCCGCGCGGGACATGCTGGAGCACCCCATCGACCTGCTCGACGGAGTGGCGGAGACCCTGGATACACTGGCCGCCGATCATCGCATGATCGTCATCACGAAGGGAGACCTGCGCGACCAGGAGCGGAAGCTGGAGCGGTCCGGCCTGGCGGGGTATTTCCGCCACATCGAGGTCGTCTCGGAAAAGGAAAGCTCGTCCTATGGCAAGATCCTCGACCGCCACGGCATCCCGCCGGAAAATTTCCTGATGGTGGGGAACTCGCTGAAGTCGGACATCCTGCCCGTGCTGGCCATCGGCGGGGCGGGCGCGCACC comes from the Luteolibacter sp. SL250 genome and includes:
- a CDS encoding class I SAM-dependent methyltransferase translates to MNPHPVLENRYTRPEERPVYVKQLFDEGAQHYDAICEWGFFGTGNLYRKDAQRRHGLRPGMKLLDVASGTGLMAVAAAELMGYEKDITCVEPSDGMIREAKAKLHATFVQSGGEDMPLPDDQFDFLTVGYAMRHFADLKKTFTEFNRVLKPGGKVLILEATRPEGKFGSFLFRLYFGKIYPGFSRLLTRSKKAEEMMVYFWETMDTCVRPKDIMQAFEAAGFVEVKRRAIFNVFSEYTAVKAGERL
- a CDS encoding HAD family hydrolase encodes the protein MPARDFIIGFDADDTLWHNQPIFERAYDRFRELLARYHDPLPAGEVLVATEMRNIPLYGYGVKGFTLSAIETAITLSNGAISSSELRQLLDAARDMLEHPIDLLDGVAETLDTLAADHRMIVITKGDLRDQERKLERSGLAGYFRHIEVVSEKESSSYGKILDRHGIPPENFLMVGNSLKSDILPVLAIGGAGAHLPYHITWIGEHAEEPVEFLDRFFKLGQMSDLPEIIRQLTL